DNA sequence from the Sandaracinaceae bacterium genome:
GTCCGAGGCGTTCCTCAAGCGGCTCTTCTTGGCAGAGGGGCCCCAAGCCGACAGGCAGCGGGCGCTCACGTTCACGTTCTTGTTTCGTGTCGGCGAGGTCATCGCGGCGGCCCAGCGGCGTGGCGAGGTCGGTGCCCACGTGGACCCAGGGGTCGCGGCGTCCAACGCGTTCTCGGTGTACGTGATGGCGCTCTTCGGGTGGGCCAGCGGGCACCTCACCTGGGAGGGGGTCATGGACAACATCGCCCGGGCGCTCGACCTGCAGATCTCTGGCTGGGAGCCGCGAGCCGTCGCTCCACCCACGCCGCGCCGACGGAGTGCGCCGTGAGGTGCGGCCATCACGTGGCTGTCAGCCGCGGCTCGGACGCTCGTCCCGGCCATCCGCGTGCCGGGCGAAGCGTACCGGCTCGGCCCCGTGGACCGGGTCGTCCGCGCGCCACGGCCAGCCGCCGAACTGCGTGCGCTGGTAGTCCATGTAGGCCTGCTGCAGCTCCGCGCGCGTGTTCATCACGAACGGACCGTGCTGTGCGACCGGCTCGCCGATGGGCTTGCCCTGCAGCATGAGGAACTCGCTCGCCTCGGGGCCGTTCACCAGGTCCACCGCGGCGTCCGCGCGCAGCTCGAACTGGTGCCGCGCGGGGAGCTCTCGCTCGCGTGTGCGCATGCCGGCGCCTTGGTGCAGGTAGATGCTCCGGCGCGTGCCCGTGTTGGCGGCCGGGAGCGTGAACCGAGCACCGGGCTCCAGCCTGACGGTCCAGATGGCCACGTCGTTCTCGGGCGCGCTCGCCCACGAGTTGGGGGGAGGGGAGGGCGCGCGCGTGTCGCCCAGCCGCCCCGCGATGACCGCCACCTCGGTGGCCCGCCCGTCCGCGTCGCGCGTGGTCACTCGCTCGATGGTCTCGTTCCAGAGCATGGTGAAGTAGGGCGCCACCATCTTGTCGACGCGCGGCAGATTCAGCCAGATCTGGAAGAGCTCGAGCGGGTTCTCGCGCTCGCTCGACAGCAGCGGGAACATCTCCGAGTGCTGGATACCC
Encoded proteins:
- a CDS encoding TetR/AcrR family transcriptional regulator codes for the protein MTDAARELFSEHGFDDTTTDAIARRAGVAKGTLFFHARDKLELLMLVLHDDLRDTSDRLFLELPADVALRAQLLLLFGGLVDNYKARPRLSEAFLKRLFLAEGPQADRQRALTFTFLFRVGEVIAAAQRRGEVGAHVDPGVAASNAFSVYVMALFGWASGHLTWEGVMDNIARALDLQISGWEPRAVAPPTPRRRSAP
- a CDS encoding pirin family protein yields the protein MSDVSRRDTLKVLAATGAAAAVGCRVDGGQHGAHTAAEADPPAHTPAHGTPSSMTDTPSASVSPVLSAEPLGFLWRTNDPFLFCAHHLDQYPTGNERFGPTTSLAGRNMGSDFEVRDGFRMYHGMVVPGFPRHPHRGFETVTVVRTGLLDHSDSMGAAARFGGGDVQWITAGAGIQHSEMFPLLSSERENPLELFQIWLNLPRVDKMVAPYFTMLWNETIERVTTRDADGRATEVAVIAGRLGDTRAPSPPPNSWASAPENDVAIWTVRLEPGARFTLPAANTGTRRSIYLHQGAGMRTRERELPARHQFELRADAAVDLVNGPEASEFLMLQGKPIGEPVAQHGPFVMNTRAELQQAYMDYQRTQFGGWPWRADDPVHGAEPVRFARHADGRDERPSRG